From a region of the Carettochelys insculpta isolate YL-2023 chromosome 29, ASM3395843v1, whole genome shotgun sequence genome:
- the BLOC1S1 gene encoding biogenesis of lysosome-related organelles complex 1 subunit 1: protein MLSRLLREHQAKQSERRELQERRRREAIAAATCLTEALTDHLNVGVAQAYVNQRKLDQEVKTLQIQAAQFAKQTGQWISMVENFNQALKEIGDVENWARSIEMDMRTIATALEYVCKGQLQPSAP, encoded by the exons ATGTTGTCCCGGCTGCTGCGCGAGCACCAGGCCAAGCAGAGCGAGCGGCGCGAGCTGCAAG AGCGGCGGCGGCGAGAGGCCATCGCTGCAGCCACCTGCCTGACCGAGGCCCTGACGGACCACCTGAACGTGGG ggtgGCCCAGGCCTACGTGAACCAGAGGAAGCTGGACCAGGAGGTGAAGACGTTGCAGATCCAAGCAGCCCAGTTTGCCAAGCAGACAGGCCAGTGGATAAGCATGGTGGAGAACTTCAACCAGGCACTCAAG GAGATCGGCGACGTGGAGAACTGGGCGCGCAGCATCGAGATGGACATGCGGACCATCGCCACGGCCTTGGAGTACGTCTGcaaggggcagctgcagccctccgCCCCTTGA